Proteins encoded in a region of the Phacochoerus africanus isolate WHEZ1 chromosome 8, ROS_Pafr_v1, whole genome shotgun sequence genome:
- the ALKBH6 gene encoding alpha-ketoglutarate-dependent dioxygenase alkB homolog 6 isoform X3 has protein sequence MEDQDARVPALEPYRVEQAPPVIYYVPDFISKEEEEYLLRQVFNAPKPKWTQLSGRKLQNWGGLPHPRGMVPERLPPWLQRYVDKVSDLSLFGGLPANHVLVNQYLPGEGIMPHEDGPLYYPTVSTISLGSHTMLDLYEPRQPEDDDPTEQPRPPPRPATSLLLEPRSLLVLRGTAYTRFLHGIAAARIDALDAVSLPPNAAACPSAQPGARLVRGTRISLTIRRVPRVLRASLLLSK, from the exons ATGGAGGATCAGGACGCCAGGGTCCCAGCCCTGGAACCATACAGGGTGGAGCAG GCGCCACCTGTAATCTACTATGTCCCTGACTTCATCTCCAAGGAAGAGGAGGAGTATTTGCTTCGACAG gTCTTCAATGCCCCAAAGCCAAAGTGGACCCAGCTTTCCGGGAGGAAGTTACAGAACTGGG gtgggCTCCCCCATCCCCGGGGGATGGTTCCTGAGCGGCTGCCACCGTGGCTCCAGCGCTATGTGGACAAAGTGTCTGACCTCAGCCTTTTTGGGGGTCTCCCAGCCAACCACGTCCTTGTGAACCAGTATCTGCCTGGGGAGGGCATCATG ccccacgAGGACGGGCCACTCTACTACCCGACCGTCAGCACCATCAGCTTGGGCTCCCACACCATGCTGGACCTCTACGAGCCTCGGCAGCCAGAGGATGATGACCCTACAGAGCAG ccccggcccccgccccggccGGCCACCTCGCTGCTGCTTGAACCCCGCAGCCTGCTGGTGCTCCGTGGCACCGCCTACACGCGCTTCCTCCATGGCATAGCAGCCGCCCGCATAGACGCTCTGGACGCCGTCTCCCTGCCGCCCAACGCAGCCGCCTGCCCCTCGGCGCAGCCCGGAGCGCGCCTGGTCCGCGGCACCCGCATCTCGCTGACCATCCGCCGCGTGCCCCGCGTGCTGCGCGCTAGCCTCCTGCTCAGCAAGTGA
- the ALKBH6 gene encoding alpha-ketoglutarate-dependent dioxygenase alkB homolog 6 isoform X1, which produces MEDQDARVPALEPYRVEQAPPVIYYVPDFISKEEEEYLLRQVFNAPKPKWTQLSGRKLQNWGGLPHPRGMVPERLPPWLQRYVDKVSDLSLFGGLPANHVLVNQYLPGEGIMAFASQLGSPPFAPEGGGCGLLPCPALVPTPQPHEDGPLYYPTVSTISLGSHTMLDLYEPRQPEDDDPTEQPRPPPRPATSLLLEPRSLLVLRGTAYTRFLHGIAAARIDALDAVSLPPNAAACPSAQPGARLVRGTRISLTIRRVPRVLRASLLLSK; this is translated from the exons ATGGAGGATCAGGACGCCAGGGTCCCAGCCCTGGAACCATACAGGGTGGAGCAG GCGCCACCTGTAATCTACTATGTCCCTGACTTCATCTCCAAGGAAGAGGAGGAGTATTTGCTTCGACAG gTCTTCAATGCCCCAAAGCCAAAGTGGACCCAGCTTTCCGGGAGGAAGTTACAGAACTGGG gtgggCTCCCCCATCCCCGGGGGATGGTTCCTGAGCGGCTGCCACCGTGGCTCCAGCGCTATGTGGACAAAGTGTCTGACCTCAGCCTTTTTGGGGGTCTCCCAGCCAACCACGTCCTTGTGAACCAGTATCTGCCTGGGGAGGGCATCATG GCATTCGCCTCCCAGCTGGGGAGCCCCCCTTTTGCCCCAGAGGGTGGGGGGTGTGGACTCCTGCCCTGTCCAGCCCTGgtgcccactccccagccccacgAGGACGGGCCACTCTACTACCCGACCGTCAGCACCATCAGCTTGGGCTCCCACACCATGCTGGACCTCTACGAGCCTCGGCAGCCAGAGGATGATGACCCTACAGAGCAG ccccggcccccgccccggccGGCCACCTCGCTGCTGCTTGAACCCCGCAGCCTGCTGGTGCTCCGTGGCACCGCCTACACGCGCTTCCTCCATGGCATAGCAGCCGCCCGCATAGACGCTCTGGACGCCGTCTCCCTGCCGCCCAACGCAGCCGCCTGCCCCTCGGCGCAGCCCGGAGCGCGCCTGGTCCGCGGCACCCGCATCTCGCTGACCATCCGCCGCGTGCCCCGCGTGCTGCGCGCTAGCCTCCTGCTCAGCAAGTGA
- the ALKBH6 gene encoding alpha-ketoglutarate-dependent dioxygenase alkB homolog 6 isoform X2 produces the protein MEDQDARVPALEPYRVEQVFNAPKPKWTQLSGRKLQNWGGLPHPRGMVPERLPPWLQRYVDKVSDLSLFGGLPANHVLVNQYLPGEGIMAFASQLGSPPFAPEGGGCGLLPCPALVPTPQPHEDGPLYYPTVSTISLGSHTMLDLYEPRQPEDDDPTEQPRPPPRPATSLLLEPRSLLVLRGTAYTRFLHGIAAARIDALDAVSLPPNAAACPSAQPGARLVRGTRISLTIRRVPRVLRASLLLSK, from the exons ATGGAGGATCAGGACGCCAGGGTCCCAGCCCTGGAACCATACAGGGTGGAGCAG gTCTTCAATGCCCCAAAGCCAAAGTGGACCCAGCTTTCCGGGAGGAAGTTACAGAACTGGG gtgggCTCCCCCATCCCCGGGGGATGGTTCCTGAGCGGCTGCCACCGTGGCTCCAGCGCTATGTGGACAAAGTGTCTGACCTCAGCCTTTTTGGGGGTCTCCCAGCCAACCACGTCCTTGTGAACCAGTATCTGCCTGGGGAGGGCATCATG GCATTCGCCTCCCAGCTGGGGAGCCCCCCTTTTGCCCCAGAGGGTGGGGGGTGTGGACTCCTGCCCTGTCCAGCCCTGgtgcccactccccagccccacgAGGACGGGCCACTCTACTACCCGACCGTCAGCACCATCAGCTTGGGCTCCCACACCATGCTGGACCTCTACGAGCCTCGGCAGCCAGAGGATGATGACCCTACAGAGCAG ccccggcccccgccccggccGGCCACCTCGCTGCTGCTTGAACCCCGCAGCCTGCTGGTGCTCCGTGGCACCGCCTACACGCGCTTCCTCCATGGCATAGCAGCCGCCCGCATAGACGCTCTGGACGCCGTCTCCCTGCCGCCCAACGCAGCCGCCTGCCCCTCGGCGCAGCCCGGAGCGCGCCTGGTCCGCGGCACCCGCATCTCGCTGACCATCCGCCGCGTGCCCCGCGTGCTGCGCGCTAGCCTCCTGCTCAGCAAGTGA
- the ALKBH6 gene encoding alpha-ketoglutarate-dependent dioxygenase alkB homolog 6 isoform X6 codes for MEDQDARVPALEPYRVEQAPPVIYYVPDFISKEEEEYLLRQVFNAPKPKWTQLSGRKLQNWGGLPHPRGMVPERLPPWLQRYVDKVSDLSLFGGLPANHVLVNQYLPGEGIMPRPPPRPATSLLLEPRSLLVLRGTAYTRFLHGIAAARIDALDAVSLPPNAAACPSAQPGARLVRGTRISLTIRRVPRVLRASLLLSK; via the exons ATGGAGGATCAGGACGCCAGGGTCCCAGCCCTGGAACCATACAGGGTGGAGCAG GCGCCACCTGTAATCTACTATGTCCCTGACTTCATCTCCAAGGAAGAGGAGGAGTATTTGCTTCGACAG gTCTTCAATGCCCCAAAGCCAAAGTGGACCCAGCTTTCCGGGAGGAAGTTACAGAACTGGG gtgggCTCCCCCATCCCCGGGGGATGGTTCCTGAGCGGCTGCCACCGTGGCTCCAGCGCTATGTGGACAAAGTGTCTGACCTCAGCCTTTTTGGGGGTCTCCCAGCCAACCACGTCCTTGTGAACCAGTATCTGCCTGGGGAGGGCATCATG ccccggcccccgccccggccGGCCACCTCGCTGCTGCTTGAACCCCGCAGCCTGCTGGTGCTCCGTGGCACCGCCTACACGCGCTTCCTCCATGGCATAGCAGCCGCCCGCATAGACGCTCTGGACGCCGTCTCCCTGCCGCCCAACGCAGCCGCCTGCCCCTCGGCGCAGCCCGGAGCGCGCCTGGTCCGCGGCACCCGCATCTCGCTGACCATCCGCCGCGTGCCCCGCGTGCTGCGCGCTAGCCTCCTGCTCAGCAAGTGA
- the ALKBH6 gene encoding alpha-ketoglutarate-dependent dioxygenase alkB homolog 6 isoform X7 has translation MSLTSSPRKRRSICFDRSSMPQSQSGPSFPGGSYRTGAFASQLGSPPFAPEGGGCGLLPCPALVPTPQPHEDGPLYYPTVSTISLGSHTMLDLYEPRQPEDDDPTEQPRPPPRPATSLLLEPRSLLVLRGTAYTRFLHGIAAARIDALDAVSLPPNAAACPSAQPGARLVRGTRISLTIRRVPRVLRASLLLSK, from the exons ATGTCCCTGACTTCATCTCCAAGGAAGAGGAGGAGTATTTGCTTCGACAG gTCTTCAATGCCCCAAAGCCAAAGTGGACCCAGCTTTCCGGGAGGAAGTTACAGAACTGGG GCATTCGCCTCCCAGCTGGGGAGCCCCCCTTTTGCCCCAGAGGGTGGGGGGTGTGGACTCCTGCCCTGTCCAGCCCTGgtgcccactccccagccccacgAGGACGGGCCACTCTACTACCCGACCGTCAGCACCATCAGCTTGGGCTCCCACACCATGCTGGACCTCTACGAGCCTCGGCAGCCAGAGGATGATGACCCTACAGAGCAG ccccggcccccgccccggccGGCCACCTCGCTGCTGCTTGAACCCCGCAGCCTGCTGGTGCTCCGTGGCACCGCCTACACGCGCTTCCTCCATGGCATAGCAGCCGCCCGCATAGACGCTCTGGACGCCGTCTCCCTGCCGCCCAACGCAGCCGCCTGCCCCTCGGCGCAGCCCGGAGCGCGCCTGGTCCGCGGCACCCGCATCTCGCTGACCATCCGCCGCGTGCCCCGCGTGCTGCGCGCTAGCCTCCTGCTCAGCAAGTGA
- the ALKBH6 gene encoding alpha-ketoglutarate-dependent dioxygenase alkB homolog 6 isoform X9, translated as MEDQDARVPALEPYRVEQAPPVIYYVPDFISKEEEEYLLRQVFNAPKPKWTQLSGRKLQNWGGLPHPRGMVPERLPPWLQRYVDKVSDLSLFGGLPANHVLVNQYLPGEGIMAFASQLGSPPFAPEGGGCGLLPCPALVPTPQPHEDGPLYYPTVSTISLGSHTMLDLYEPRQPEDDDPTEQPRTCPLPEDC; from the exons ATGGAGGATCAGGACGCCAGGGTCCCAGCCCTGGAACCATACAGGGTGGAGCAG GCGCCACCTGTAATCTACTATGTCCCTGACTTCATCTCCAAGGAAGAGGAGGAGTATTTGCTTCGACAG gTCTTCAATGCCCCAAAGCCAAAGTGGACCCAGCTTTCCGGGAGGAAGTTACAGAACTGGG gtgggCTCCCCCATCCCCGGGGGATGGTTCCTGAGCGGCTGCCACCGTGGCTCCAGCGCTATGTGGACAAAGTGTCTGACCTCAGCCTTTTTGGGGGTCTCCCAGCCAACCACGTCCTTGTGAACCAGTATCTGCCTGGGGAGGGCATCATG GCATTCGCCTCCCAGCTGGGGAGCCCCCCTTTTGCCCCAGAGGGTGGGGGGTGTGGACTCCTGCCCTGTCCAGCCCTGgtgcccactccccagccccacgAGGACGGGCCACTCTACTACCCGACCGTCAGCACCATCAGCTTGGGCTCCCACACCATGCTGGACCTCTACGAGCCTCGGCAGCCAGAGGATGATGACCCTACAGAGCAG CCTAGGACCTGCCCCCTCCCGGAGGACTGCTGA
- the ALKBH6 gene encoding alpha-ketoglutarate-dependent dioxygenase alkB homolog 6 isoform X8, with translation MEDQDARVPALEPYRVEQAPPVIYYVPDFISKEEEEYLLRQVFNAPKPKWTQLSGRKLQNWGGLPHPRGMVPERLPPWLQRYVDKVSDLSLFGGLPANHVLVNQYLPGEGIMAFASQLGSPPFAPEGGGCGLLPCPALVPTPQPHEDGPLYYPTVSTISLGSHTMLDLYEPRQPEDDDPTEQDTPRFFLAPQP, from the exons ATGGAGGATCAGGACGCCAGGGTCCCAGCCCTGGAACCATACAGGGTGGAGCAG GCGCCACCTGTAATCTACTATGTCCCTGACTTCATCTCCAAGGAAGAGGAGGAGTATTTGCTTCGACAG gTCTTCAATGCCCCAAAGCCAAAGTGGACCCAGCTTTCCGGGAGGAAGTTACAGAACTGGG gtgggCTCCCCCATCCCCGGGGGATGGTTCCTGAGCGGCTGCCACCGTGGCTCCAGCGCTATGTGGACAAAGTGTCTGACCTCAGCCTTTTTGGGGGTCTCCCAGCCAACCACGTCCTTGTGAACCAGTATCTGCCTGGGGAGGGCATCATG GCATTCGCCTCCCAGCTGGGGAGCCCCCCTTTTGCCCCAGAGGGTGGGGGGTGTGGACTCCTGCCCTGTCCAGCCCTGgtgcccactccccagccccacgAGGACGGGCCACTCTACTACCCGACCGTCAGCACCATCAGCTTGGGCTCCCACACCATGCTGGACCTCTACGAGCCTCGGCAGCCAGAGGATGATGACCCTACAGAGCAG GACACCCCCAGATTCTTCTTGGCACCTCAGCCATGA
- the ALKBH6 gene encoding alpha-ketoglutarate-dependent dioxygenase alkB homolog 6 isoform X4, with amino-acid sequence MEDQDARVPALEPYRVEQAPPVIYYVPDFISKEEEEYLLRQVFNAPKPKWTQLSGRKLQNWGGLPHPRGMVPERLPPWLQRYVDKVSDLSLFGGLPANHVLVNQYLPGEGIMAFASQLGSPPFAPEGGGCGLLPCPALVPTPQPHEDGPLYYPTVSTISLGSHTMLDLYEPRQPEDDDPTEQGSPLLQQTLSSSDTSIPSTHGCL; translated from the exons ATGGAGGATCAGGACGCCAGGGTCCCAGCCCTGGAACCATACAGGGTGGAGCAG GCGCCACCTGTAATCTACTATGTCCCTGACTTCATCTCCAAGGAAGAGGAGGAGTATTTGCTTCGACAG gTCTTCAATGCCCCAAAGCCAAAGTGGACCCAGCTTTCCGGGAGGAAGTTACAGAACTGGG gtgggCTCCCCCATCCCCGGGGGATGGTTCCTGAGCGGCTGCCACCGTGGCTCCAGCGCTATGTGGACAAAGTGTCTGACCTCAGCCTTTTTGGGGGTCTCCCAGCCAACCACGTCCTTGTGAACCAGTATCTGCCTGGGGAGGGCATCATG GCATTCGCCTCCCAGCTGGGGAGCCCCCCTTTTGCCCCAGAGGGTGGGGGGTGTGGACTCCTGCCCTGTCCAGCCCTGgtgcccactccccagccccacgAGGACGGGCCACTCTACTACCCGACCGTCAGCACCATCAGCTTGGGCTCCCACACCATGCTGGACCTCTACGAGCCTCGGCAGCCAGAGGATGATGACCCTACAGAGCAG GGCTCCCCACTTCTCCAGCAGACACTGAGCTCTTCAGATACCTCAATACCATCCACCCATGGGTGTCTCTGA
- the ALKBH6 gene encoding alpha-ketoglutarate-dependent dioxygenase alkB homolog 6 isoform X5, whose amino-acid sequence MEDQDARVPALEPYRVEQAPPVIYYVPDFISKEEEEYLLRQVFNAPKPKWTQLSGRKLQNWGGLPHPRGMVPERLPPWLQRYVDKVSDLSLFGGLPANHVLVNQYLPGEGIMAFASQLGSPPFAPEGGGCGLLPCPALVPTPQPHEDGPLYYPTVSTISLGSHTMLDLYEPRQPEDDDPTEQQTLSSSDTSIPSTHGCL is encoded by the exons ATGGAGGATCAGGACGCCAGGGTCCCAGCCCTGGAACCATACAGGGTGGAGCAG GCGCCACCTGTAATCTACTATGTCCCTGACTTCATCTCCAAGGAAGAGGAGGAGTATTTGCTTCGACAG gTCTTCAATGCCCCAAAGCCAAAGTGGACCCAGCTTTCCGGGAGGAAGTTACAGAACTGGG gtgggCTCCCCCATCCCCGGGGGATGGTTCCTGAGCGGCTGCCACCGTGGCTCCAGCGCTATGTGGACAAAGTGTCTGACCTCAGCCTTTTTGGGGGTCTCCCAGCCAACCACGTCCTTGTGAACCAGTATCTGCCTGGGGAGGGCATCATG GCATTCGCCTCCCAGCTGGGGAGCCCCCCTTTTGCCCCAGAGGGTGGGGGGTGTGGACTCCTGCCCTGTCCAGCCCTGgtgcccactccccagccccacgAGGACGGGCCACTCTACTACCCGACCGTCAGCACCATCAGCTTGGGCTCCCACACCATGCTGGACCTCTACGAGCCTCGGCAGCCAGAGGATGATGACCCTACAGAGCAG CAGACACTGAGCTCTTCAGATACCTCAATACCATCCACCCATGGGTGTCTCTGA
- the ALKBH6 gene encoding alpha-ketoglutarate-dependent dioxygenase alkB homolog 6 isoform X10, with the protein MEDQDARVPALEPYRVEQAPPVIYYVPDFISKEEEEYLLRQVFNAPKPKWTQLSGRKLQNWGGLPHPRGMVPERLPPWLQRYVDKVSDLSLFGGLPANHVLVNQYLPGEGIMHHQLGLPHHAGPLRASAARG; encoded by the exons ATGGAGGATCAGGACGCCAGGGTCCCAGCCCTGGAACCATACAGGGTGGAGCAG GCGCCACCTGTAATCTACTATGTCCCTGACTTCATCTCCAAGGAAGAGGAGGAGTATTTGCTTCGACAG gTCTTCAATGCCCCAAAGCCAAAGTGGACCCAGCTTTCCGGGAGGAAGTTACAGAACTGGG gtgggCTCCCCCATCCCCGGGGGATGGTTCCTGAGCGGCTGCCACCGTGGCTCCAGCGCTATGTGGACAAAGTGTCTGACCTCAGCCTTTTTGGGGGTCTCCCAGCCAACCACGTCCTTGTGAACCAGTATCTGCCTGGGGAGGGCATCATG CACCATCAGCTTGGGCTCCCACACCATGCTGGACCTCTACGAGCCTCGGCAGCCAGAGGATGA
- the CLIP3 gene encoding CAP-Gly domain-containing linker protein 3 isoform X2, with amino-acid sequence MTKTDPAPMAPPLRAEEEEEEEEDEPVQEPPSPTQERRQKPVVHPSAPAPLPKDYAFTFFDPNDPACQEILFDPQTTIPELFAIVRQWVPQVQHKIDVIGNEILRRGCHVNDRDGLTDMTLLHYACKAGAHGVGDPAAAVRLSQQLLALGADVTLRSRWTNMNALHYAAYFDVPDLVRVLLKGARPRVVNSTCSDFNHGSALHIAASNLCLGAAKCLLEHGANPALRNRKGQVPAEVVPDPMDMSLDKAEAALVAKELRTLLEEAVPLSCALPKVTLPNYDNVPGNLMLSALGLRLGDRVLLDGQKTGTLRFCGTTEFASGQWVGVELDEPEGKNDGSVGGVRYFICPPKQGLFASVSKISKAVDAPPSSVTSTPRTPRMDFSRVTGKGRREHKGKKKPTSSPSAGSLQQREGAKAEVGDQVLVAGQKQGIVRFYGKTDFAPGYWYGIELDQPTGKHDGSIFGVRYFTCPPKHGVFAPASRIQRIGGSTDPPGDNVGAKKVHQVTMTQPKRNFTTVRTPKDIASENSISRLLFCCWFPWMLRAEMQS; translated from the exons CCTTCACCTTCTTCGACCCCAACGACCCTGCCTGCCAGGAGATTCTGTTTGACCCACAGACCACCATCCCGGAGCTGTTTGCCATTGTGCGCCAGTGGGTACCACAGGTCCAGCACAAGATCGATGTCATTGGCAATGAG ATTCTGCGGCGAGGCTGCCATGTGAATGATCGCGATGGGCTGACCGACATGACACTGCTCCATTATGCGTGCAAGGCTGGGGCCCACGGAGTTG GGGACCCCGCGGCAGCTGTGCGCCTCTCGCAGCAGCTGCTGGCACTGGGTGCCGATGTGACCCTGCGCAGCCGCTGGACCAACATGAACGCGCTTCACTACGCGGCCTATTTCGATGTGCCCGACCTTGTGCGCGTGCTGCTGAAGGGCGCACGGCCTCGAG TGGTGAACTCCACGTGCAGTGACTTCAACCACGGCTCAGCCCTGCACATCGCGGCCTCCAACCTGTGCCTGGGCGCTGCCAAGTGTCTGCTGGAGCACGGTGCCAACCCAGCACTTCGG AACCGAAAGGGACAGGTGCCAGCGGAGGTGGTCCCAGACCCCATGGACATGTCCCTGGACAAGGCAGAGGCGGCGCTGGTGGCCAAGGAGCTGAGGACGCTACTGGAGGAGGCTGTGCCGCTCTCCTGTGCCCTCCCCAAGGTCACACTACCCAACTATGACAACGTCCCAGGCAATCTCATGCTCAGCGCCCTGGGCCTGCGCCTGGGAGACCGTGTGCTGCTGGATGGCCAGAAG ACGGGCACGCTGCGGTTCTGCGGGACCACAGAGTTCGCCAGCGGCCAGTGGGTGGGCGTGGAGCTGGATGAACCTGAGGGCAAGAATGATGGCAGTGTTGGGGGTGTCCGGTACTTCATCTGTCCTCCAAAGCAGG GTCTCTTTGCCTCCGTGTCCAAGATCTCCAAGGCAGTGGATGCACCCCCCTCATCTGTCACCTCCACACCTCGGACTCCCCGGATGGACTTCTCTCGTGTCACTGGCAAAGGCCGCAGGGAACACAAAG GCAAGAAGAAGCCCACGTCATCCCCATCTGCAGGCAGCCTGCAGCAGCGCGAAGGAGCCAAGGCTGAGGTTGGAGACCAAGTCCTCGTCGCAGGCCAGAAGCAAGGGATTGTGCGCTTCTACGGGAAGACAGACTTTGCCCCAG GCTACTGGTATGGCATTGAGCTAGACCAGCCCACTGGCAAGCACGATGGCTCCATCTTCGGTGTCCGGTACTTCACCTGCCCCCCGAAGCATGGAGTCTTTGCACCAGCATCTCGAATTCAGAG GATTGGTGGATCCACTGACCCCCCTGGGGACAATGTTGGAGCCAAAAAAGTACATCAAGTGACAA TGACGCAGCCCAAACGCAACTTCACAACAGTACGGACCCCAAAGGACATCGCATCAGAGAACTCTATCTCCAG GTTGCTCTTCtgctgctggtttccctggatGCTGAGGGCGGAGATGCAGTCTTAG